A region of the Stieleria neptunia genome:
GATCAAAAACTGCATTTGGCCCATAGTTGCACAGATCCGGTTTGCCGTGACTTTTTCTTGCATCTTCAGTCACAAATGCCCAACTTCACCGCTTACCAGGTCCACTCGCAACGTGATCTCAACAACGACCCACGCTACACCGAGGACGTGTTGCGAGACTACTTAACGCGAAACAACAGACTGGAAGATGACGACTCTCGACCAGGATTCGATTTCGCTTGACACCCGTTCTCCCACACGTGTCTCGACTTAAATGACGTACACTTGGCCGCAGCGAGAACGCCGACGGCACCCCATCTCGGAACAGCCCTATGAGAAACGGAATGCAGCATCGCTCGATGCTACCGCTTGGCACCGCTCAGTGATCGAAGCACCTCGGGGTCGACCGTGTCGCTGATCGTCCGCACGGATCGTCCGCACGGATCCGTCCGTCATTAAGAACATCACGCTGTCACGTGACGACGGCCCGCCAAATCCGCGCGGGTGCCGGTTCAATCCCAATTCCACGCTTCGATAGGTATTGGGCTTTCCCCACGGTTCAAACTGACTGCGGACCTCGCCGATCATGATGATGCTGGACGTGTTCCCCTCATACTCTTGATAGCTGAACCCACGCATGTTTTCATTGGCCTCGAAATGACTCAGGCCAGTTCACTTCCATGGCCGGCAAGACGCGTCGGGCGAAGCCGATCCACCCGAACAGCAATGTCTGGCCCATTTGGAATCCACACCGCAGAAGCAACAACAACGCCGCCACCAAACTGCCGATCCGTCGAACCGGAAATCTCGGCTTCGGCAGGTCATCGGACTTGTCAGACGGCGACGGATCGGCTTCGTTCATGGTGAACCTTGATCGGGCGAGGCCGGGGATCCGGAGGGGTCCGGTCCGCTGTCCAATTCATAGGTGAATCCGTTCTGCTTCCAAGCGCCCGGCGTCAACAACTCGCGGGCTCCAGAGATCATGGTCAGCACAAGGGTAAAGACCAATCCCCATAAAGCGACGACCGCAAACGCTCGGACAAAATCGAGACGTGGCAAGCTGGGAACGCTGGACGCTAGCGAATTCCAAAGAAATTTGACCGCAAAAATAGACGCGAGCAGTCCCACGCCAAAAAAAAGAGATCGATTCGAGCCGCAATTTCGTTTCGTACGACTGGACCCAACGCGTTTCCAGGTCCGACGGCAGCACACTCGGCATCCCTGCCTGCGATGCCACAGGAACAGCGATCAAGAATAAGGCAAACGAAACGACGAAGGACGGTTTAGAAAACAAAAATCACCCCCCGTTTCAAGCACTTGGTGGCACGGCCTTTACGCAAGCAAACAGATTTCAAGAGACACAACCGTCATCAACCGAGATGCCAATTGTAATGGAATGATGCATTCGGCGCGCGGTCGCGACGAACTCAATGCCACCGCGAGTGGGCGGCCCAATCAATCCGAACCGCGCAAGCCCAGTCGCCGACGCCCCAGTCGCCCATCATCCCGCCCCCATCGTCTTGCCCCCATCGTCTTGCCACGCCGTTACCGACGGCCCCATGCCCCCTAAAACAGCACGCAAATCGAACTGGGGACATAGACCGCGTCTCGGGTGAACTGCAACTCGCCGGTGTCTTGGTTGATCTTAAAAATCGCGACCGTGTTGGAAGCTTGACCGGCGGCCAGCAACCACTTGCCCGACGGATCCAAGTTAAAATTCCTCGGCCACGCGCCGCGAATCGGTTCGACTTCGACCAGGCTTAACTTGCCCGTCGATGCGTCAACGGAATAAACCGTGATCGTGTCGTTGCCGCGATTGGCCGCGTAGACAAACTTGCCATTGGGATGAACGCGAATCTCGGAGGAACTGTTGAAGACCTCCTTCGCCTTGACCGCTTCGCTCAGCGTTTCGATCGTTTGGATGGGCGTCATCGTCCCGGCCTGGGCGTCGTAATCGAACACCGTGACCGAGAGTGCCAACTCGTTGAGCACGTAGATCGTCTTTTCGTTCGGATGGAACTTCATGTGCCGTGGCCCACTGCCGGGAGGGCAGATGCCGTAACCGTGCGGCTGCAAGCTGGCGTTGCTGGTATCCAGTTTGTAGATGACGACCTTGTCCAACCCCAGGTCGGGAACGAAGGCGAAACGATCATCCGGTGAGGTTCCCGTCCAGTGGGCGTGAGCGGTGTCCTGGCGGTTCGGGATCACGCCGGATCCGACCGGGTGTTTTTGCAGATCGGTTCGTTTGACCAGGCTGCCTGAATCGTCCAGCGAAAAGCAGGCGGTCGATCCCGCCCCGTACTGCGCCGACAAGACGACTTTGCCATCGCGGCTGACCGAAACATGAGCCGCGCCGCCGTCGCCGATCGGCACACTGCTGTCTTTGACCAGCGTCGCCTCTCCGCCACCGCCTTCGATTGCGTAGGCGACGATCGCTGGCGTCCCGTCATCGCTGGCGGCGGCGTAAAGCATCTTGCCGCTGGGGTGTTTCGCCAAGAACCCCGGGCTGCCGACTTCGGCCGCGAGTTCCACGTCGGTCAGCTTGCCGCTGTCGGTGTCGAACTTCCCGTGATAGATCCCCTTGCTGGGTCCCCGTCGCGACGTCGAGGTTCCGAACCAAACATCGACCGTCTCGGCGGCGGCGGGGACCGAAACAACAGACGTCATGAAGAAACCTGTACAGAGCGTGAGGGATCGAATTGAGAGAGACCAAGGGCGGAGTTTCATGGGAGTGTGTTTGACGTGGGGTGACGGGTCGTGGTGGGTGCAAAGTGCGGTCGAGGCGTGAAA
Encoded here:
- a CDS encoding lactonase family protein is translated as MTSVVSVPAAAETVDVWFGTSTSRRGPSKGIYHGKFDTDSGKLTDVELAAEVGSPGFLAKHPSGKMLYAAASDDGTPAIVAYAIEGGGGEATLVKDSSVPIGDGGAAHVSVSRDGKVVLSAQYGAGSTACFSLDDSGSLVKRTDLQKHPVGSGVIPNRQDTAHAHWTGTSPDDRFAFVPDLGLDKVVIYKLDTSNASLQPHGYGICPPGSGPRHMKFHPNEKTIYVLNELALSVTVFDYDAQAGTMTPIQTIETLSEAVKAKEVFNSSSEIRVHPNGKFVYAANRGNDTITVYSVDASTGKLSLVEVEPIRGAWPRNFNLDPSGKWLLAAGQASNTVAIFKINQDTGELQFTRDAVYVPSSICVLF